One segment of Haloplanus natans DSM 17983 DNA contains the following:
- a CDS encoding COG1470 family protein — protein sequence MKRVGNCWKASVAAFFLLMFTAFAAADTTSVDTVSYKSNSEFFDGEVLQAGYVSNFATDKINVHLGASEIESKTGATAEEDLTLSVSHQNTYARYPLQETGLKKIYGWEGMKKTFDTKDQLWNWVTSNCADFTEGGVAIGDRTSKVEAAAKSWYDYWTGSYNYQAFCLRKNGYYGDVADIGSPDEIFRTEWRLQAGDKNPQTAIITNGDGGSGVVSNLGRYAKVKWQGNLDTGQNPPLVDDELAIHGNNYEGGWRVISEQRYDNYWNYIKNDGNRLLDKWKSGDYSESYIEGLLNGKAENAQKRYSESPLANAEVLDSSFQSGALKADMDSRLAYPEFNVYVDAGENGYITVSKPVGKPKIVSSSGASFGELSSGRISVDVKNVGGAEGSFSARAGSCSQYFQADALQNTKRVAPGETASYSFRVTFTSTSMQQASYTGRCSITVEDTGSGREVSTSVSVEATQQSECTQGKEIVKQKNGNDVIYSCPDGLKIQKQDTCTGELKAVFVNNDIQYDCREEGTGGGSGGGLFGKRFTLPITGTQLSNPLNAFENIWSGDANALNWLQVFVTFIAFLGGFALVGVKLGKIVDGLATEFIPVKDSHVRLVIGLLGGGMIATAVYQLVTDPLGLLVTVLGLVVMGYLYLSASAPEINL from the coding sequence GTGAAACGAGTGGGTAATTGTTGGAAGGCCTCAGTAGCGGCATTCTTCCTTCTCATGTTCACTGCATTTGCGGCAGCAGATACTACTTCGGTGGATACTGTCTCGTATAAGAGCAACAGCGAGTTCTTCGACGGAGAAGTTCTTCAGGCTGGTTATGTCTCGAACTTTGCGACTGACAAGATTAACGTCCATCTCGGTGCCAGTGAGATTGAGAGCAAGACCGGAGCTACTGCGGAAGAAGACTTGACTTTGAGTGTTTCTCACCAGAACACCTACGCTCGCTACCCGCTCCAGGAGACCGGTTTGAAGAAGATCTACGGCTGGGAGGGGATGAAGAAGACATTCGATACGAAAGACCAGCTATGGAACTGGGTTACCTCAAACTGTGCTGACTTCACTGAGGGCGGAGTAGCGATCGGAGATAGAACCAGTAAGGTCGAGGCCGCTGCCAAGAGCTGGTACGATTACTGGACAGGAAGTTACAATTACCAGGCCTTCTGCCTGCGGAAGAACGGGTACTACGGAGATGTAGCTGATATCGGCTCCCCGGATGAAATCTTCAGAACCGAGTGGAGGCTGCAAGCAGGCGATAAGAATCCGCAGACTGCTATAATAACAAATGGGGATGGTGGATCAGGTGTTGTCTCCAATCTTGGCCGGTATGCCAAGGTGAAATGGCAGGGTAACTTGGATACAGGTCAGAATCCTCCGCTTGTCGACGATGAACTTGCCATCCACGGTAACAACTATGAGGGCGGTTGGAGAGTGATCAGTGAGCAACGGTACGATAACTACTGGAACTACATCAAGAACGACGGGAACAGGCTTCTCGATAAGTGGAAGTCCGGAGACTATTCTGAAAGCTATATTGAAGGCCTGTTGAACGGAAAGGCCGAGAACGCTCAGAAGAGGTACAGTGAGTCTCCGTTGGCGAATGCTGAGGTCTTGGATTCCAGCTTCCAGAGTGGAGCATTGAAGGCCGATATGGATAGTCGATTGGCTTACCCAGAGTTCAATGTCTATGTTGATGCCGGTGAGAACGGGTACATCACTGTCTCGAAGCCGGTTGGGAAGCCGAAGATTGTTTCATCGAGTGGTGCCAGTTTCGGTGAGCTCAGTAGCGGCAGGATCTCTGTCGACGTGAAGAACGTGGGCGGGGCGGAAGGCAGTTTCTCAGCCCGTGCTGGCAGCTGTAGTCAGTACTTCCAGGCGGATGCTCTTCAGAATACGAAAAGGGTTGCTCCCGGTGAGACTGCGTCCTACAGTTTCCGGGTTACGTTCACTTCGACGAGTATGCAGCAGGCCTCGTATACAGGTCGATGCAGTATCACTGTAGAGGATACGGGGAGTGGTCGAGAGGTTTCGACCAGTGTCTCGGTGGAGGCTACGCAACAGTCTGAATGTACTCAGGGCAAGGAGATTGTGAAGCAGAAGAACGGGAACGACGTCATCTACAGTTGTCCTGACGGTCTCAAGATTCAGAAGCAGGATACGTGTACGGGAGAGTTGAAGGCGGTTTTCGTCAACAACGATATCCAATACGATTGTAGGGAGGAAGGTACCGGTGGTGGATCTGGTGGAGGCCTGTTCGGTAAACGGTTCACTCTCCCAATCACCGGTACTCAACTGAGTAATCCTCTGAATGCTTTCGAGAATATCTGGAGCGGTGACGCGAATGCGTTGAACTGGTTGCAGGTGTTTGTAACGTTCATCGCGTTCCTCGGCGGGTTCGCCTTGGTCGGTGTCAAGCTCGGTAAAATTGTAGACGGACTTGCGACAGAGTTCATCCCGGTAAAGGATTCCCACGTTAGACTGGTGATAGGCCTTCTCGGTGGAGGAATGATCGCAACAGCGGTCTATCAATTGGTCACAGATCCGTTAGGCCTCTTGGTCACGGTACTGGGCTTGGTTGTGATGGGTTATCTGTATCTCAGTGCGAGTGCTCCTGAAATCAACCTCTAA
- a CDS encoding glycosyltransferase family 2 protein produces MYATILSTWLGSILFFGGEALQIVGSINGFLGKVVVGFLLASISVFWLYGIYNIVVQIFGYLPRTTPEKLDTKQVERLDAAILLPTFNDFDVDTARDCIQQGFDAPLYILDDSTEEEFRDKVDEFAQQYSDVEVIRRENREGFKAGALNHAVEHIDAEYFAVVDSDERLPDTFLSEILRYFSAPDVGFVQANHDTNKQESRFAQLLGKGIDIHWDRYMPQRNRYGFVMFLGHGTVFRRSAWEEIDGFPEMVSEDLAFATRIREHGYKGVFADDVVCGEDFPEDYYAMWKRHIKWSAGTTEYIVEELPRFLKSKASVTEKLDVAFPVLNLPLSTLFLSYILGVTAVFGLGLDLEFSAGFYAMTLATLVSPVLSFLIDMRDKPLQLAKFLAVSTAVYCSLAPTAVKKIVEIVRGDDAFFHTTPKQENGVHVSHQVRAMPFTLLSGVFVSVVGLLYDLPLLAVGSAFLLAPGLILWNHDSESSRVVRMLAWMPAAFLMTGIVGTGLSMLGYGEILAAAGLAGLAGLSGIQLARV; encoded by the coding sequence ATGTACGCCACGATTCTTTCTACGTGGCTTGGTTCAATACTTTTCTTCGGTGGTGAAGCACTGCAGATTGTCGGTTCGATCAACGGATTTCTGGGGAAGGTTGTTGTCGGATTCCTGCTCGCATCGATTTCGGTTTTCTGGCTGTACGGTATCTACAACATCGTGGTCCAGATCTTCGGTTACCTTCCACGGACCACACCAGAGAAACTCGACACGAAACAAGTGGAGAGATTGGATGCTGCGATCCTGCTTCCGACGTTCAACGATTTCGACGTCGACACCGCGAGAGACTGCATCCAGCAAGGCTTCGACGCTCCTCTGTACATCCTGGACGACAGCACTGAGGAAGAGTTTCGGGACAAGGTCGACGAGTTCGCCCAGCAGTACAGTGACGTGGAGGTTATCCGCAGAGAGAACAGGGAAGGATTCAAAGCCGGTGCGTTGAACCACGCCGTCGAACATATCGACGCCGAGTACTTCGCGGTCGTCGACAGCGACGAAAGACTCCCAGACACGTTTCTCTCAGAGATCCTCCGCTACTTCTCCGCTCCTGATGTAGGATTCGTCCAAGCCAACCACGACACTAACAAGCAGGAATCACGGTTCGCACAGCTGCTCGGCAAAGGCATCGATATTCACTGGGACCGGTATATGCCTCAGCGGAACAGGTACGGCTTCGTTATGTTTCTCGGCCACGGCACCGTTTTCCGACGAAGTGCCTGGGAAGAGATCGATGGTTTCCCTGAGATGGTGTCTGAGGACTTGGCGTTTGCTACCCGGATCCGTGAACACGGATACAAGGGAGTGTTTGCTGACGATGTCGTCTGTGGCGAGGACTTCCCGGAGGATTACTATGCGATGTGGAAGCGGCACATCAAGTGGAGCGCTGGGACGACAGAGTACATCGTCGAGGAACTGCCTCGTTTCCTGAAGAGCAAGGCCTCGGTCACTGAGAAACTGGATGTAGCCTTCCCGGTGTTGAATCTGCCGTTGTCCACGTTGTTCCTCTCGTATATTCTCGGTGTGACAGCCGTATTCGGCCTCGGCTTGGACCTCGAGTTCAGTGCCGGGTTCTACGCGATGACGTTGGCGACCCTGGTCAGTCCTGTCCTCTCGTTCCTCATCGATATGAGGGACAAACCGTTGCAGTTGGCGAAGTTCTTAGCCGTCAGTACAGCGGTATACTGCAGCTTGGCTCCTACTGCCGTGAAGAAGATCGTGGAGATAGTCCGAGGCGATGATGCGTTCTTCCATACGACTCCGAAGCAGGAGAATGGAGTCCACGTCTCTCATCAGGTCCGGGCGATGCCGTTCACGCTTCTGTCGGGTGTCTTCGTCTCGGTGGTAGGCCTGCTGTACGACTTGCCGTTGCTGGCGGTCGGATCCGCGTTCCTCTTGGCACCTGGTTTGATTCTGTGGAACCATGACTCAGAGAGCTCTCGCGTGGTCCGGATGTTGGCGTGGATGCCAGCGGCATTCCTGATGACTGGTATCGTAGGAACTGGCTTGTCGATGCTGGGTTACGGAGAAATCTTGGCGGCAGCAGGTCTCGCCGGGTTAGCCGGGCTGTCCGGAATCCAACTCGCCAGGGTCTAA